Genomic window (Kogia breviceps isolate mKogBre1 chromosome 15, mKogBre1 haplotype 1, whole genome shotgun sequence):
GGAACAGAGgccacacaggcctctcactattccTTACATTCCTGCCCCCGCCAACCCTGTCATTCCCCCACCCAACCCTCCGTTTAGATTCCCCTGCCCTACACCAATTTTTCCACCTTCTAACACAATAtccaatttccttatttattacttttattgctTATTGTTTTTCTCCCCAACTAGGACATAAACTCAATGAggttatagattttttaaatttcctcagtGATGTATCTCCAGCTCCCAGGGCAGTGActagcacatagcaggtgctcaataagtatttgctggATAAATAACGGGGATAGTTTTAAACTatcatatgttcacacaaaaactagtacacaaatgttcatagcagcattattcataatagccaaaaagtagaaacaacccaaatgtccatcaagggatgaatgggtaaaaaaaaGTGGTCTATCTATACagacattattcagccataaaatggaatgaagtactgatacatgttataaCAAGGATGAACCTCAAATCGTTAtgtgaagtgaaagaagccagtcacaaaagaccatatattgtatgattccatttatacaaggCGTTCAGCATAGGGAAATCCATAGAAActgaaagcagattagtggttgccagaagggagcGGGGAAAGGGGAGCGATTGTTAATGGGTACTGGGtattcttttgggggtgatgaaaatgttgtggaattagtagtgatggttgcacaactctgtgaatgttaagaaccactgaattgtacactttggtTTAAATGGTGAGTTTTATGTTTTGTGAGCTGTTAAGAAAATTCCTATTCACTTTACCAGGTTCCTGTATCCAGCTCTTTTCAGGGTAGGCAGCTGGCCGGGGTTACGGGGACGCGCGGGGTCTGAGAGAGCAAGCAGGCAGTGGGGTCCCTGGGGCACCGGCAGCCAACCAGGACGTATTCGAACTCTGACTGTGTCTTCCTGCAGTGGGCGCTGCCCAGAGCGGCGTCAGCCCGCGGGCGTTATGGCAGTTCCGCCGCATGATCAAGTGCACGATCCCCAGCAGTGACCCCTTGCTGGATTTCAACGACTACGGCTGCTATTGTGGCCTGGGTGGATCAGGGACCCCTGTGGATGAACTGGACACGTGAGTTGATCTGCCGGGAGAGTATCCctgggatggggggagggcaCAAGCCAAAGATCTCACGAGGCACAGAAAGGAGATTTGCCTATTTGCTGAAGATAACACGTTTCACCTCATATAAACAAGAAAAGCCTGAATCCAATGCTCCCTATCGGGGTTGGAAAGCGGAAGGTCGGGGATGTAAAGTAGTGGGTGCTGCTGCCCTCTAGTGGCAGGACTTTGCAACACAAAACATCACTGCAAGGGGTGTCTTCTGCAGTGGTGAAACCCTCACTGCATCTTCAGAGTATAGGCTTGTACTGTATTCCTGAAACCATTTTAAAATCGCCTTCAGTAAACATGAGAAAAGGACTTAATTTTTTCAAGCCGCAGGACCAGTACCTCTCAGAGCAGGTCAGCTAAAACATCCCCACCTGTTCCCGAGGGGGCAGGTTCAGGCTGACCTGCTGCCCTACCCCTGCTCCTGCCTCAGCTCTGTACCTCCCCCTCTCCAGGTGCTGCCAGACACACGACAACTGCTACAGAGAAGCCAAGAAACTAGACAGCTGTACATTCCTCCTGGACAATCCCTACACCGAAAGCTACTCATACTCGTGTTCTAACACTGAGATCACCTGCAACAACGGTAGGTTTACCCCCTTGTTGGCTCAAAGGCCCTCAGTAGGCATGGTGAGAAATAATTGTAATGATAGTCACCACTGATTGATCATTTTCTTGGTGCCAGGCAGTGTCTCCTTTAATCCTCGAAACAACCCTAAGGGATAGAGGTACtatatattatccccattttgcagatgaggaagctgaggctcagaaggcTGAGCTaattgcccaagggcacacagcccaTAAATGGTGGTGTTTCGTTTTGATTTttacataatgttttaaaaattatttattgtatttatttattttttgatgcattgggtcttcgttgctgtgcgcaggctttctctagttgcagcaagtgggtgctactctttgttgtggtgcacgggcttctcattgcagtggcttctcttgttgcagagcacaggctctaggcacgcaggcttcagtagttgtaccaagcgggctcagtagttgtggctcccgggctctagagagcaggctaggtagttgtggctcatgggcttagttgctctgcagcatgtgggatcttcctggaccagggctcgaacccgtgtcccctgcgttggcaggcggatttttaaccattgcaccaccaggggagccccggtGTTTGGTTTTTGCACATAGGTCTATATGACTCCAAAACCTCTGCTTTTAGCTGCCATGCCATACTGCTTCATTGTTTCTTAAAAAGAGCTAAGAACTAGCACGTATCAGGTTTTCATCGCATGTCAGGTATTAGGCAAGTTGTGTATATGAGATAGGTTTTATTAAGCCCATTTTACAGTTTAGGAAGCTAAGGCTCAAAAATAgtcacttgccccaaatcacacaactTATGAGAGGTAGGGCCAGCATTTGAACTCAGTTGCTTCTGATTTTAAAGGCTCTGGTCTTATCCACTAAGTTATGCAGCGCTCATGGTGAAATGTATCCCTTCATGAAGGCGGTTCTGAAAAGCAGACAATTCAGAGAGGTGTAGGGTATTGACGTGTGAGACCAGCATTCTGAATTTCAATTGCCCTTCATTTTGCACTCACAGATACATCCCACTTTTTGAAAAACGtaccaatgggcttccctggtggcgcagtggttgagagtccgcctgccgatgcaggcgacgcgcggttgagagtccgcctgccgatgcaggcgacgcgggttcgtaccctggtccgggagaatcccacatgccgcggagtggctgggcccgtgagccatggccgctgagcctgcgcgtccggagcctatgctccgcaacgcgagaggccacaacagtgagaggcccgagcaccgcaaaaaataaaaaagcaaaaaaatacacATACTAACAACACTGGAATAGCCATAATCCAACTCCCCAAGtgccaagaaaaaaattacctggCATCTCATCATCCTAAGAAATAAATGGTTTCATGCCTCTGTGTTCCTTTTCACCCTTATCTTTGGAATAAGGCTTATGTCATTTTAACTTGGCTAGGCATGTGCCCATCACACGTTCTTTGCTTCTTCTGCATGAAACACTTCTCACCAGATATTTGATTGAGTCACTCCCTCTTTCTAGATCTTTCTTTAGATGTTGTTTTCTCAGTAAGGTCTTCCCTCAacatgttcttttatttatttattattttctggccGGGCGCCgcgcccgaccagggatcgaaccaaggccccctgcaatggaagctcggggttctaaccactggaccgccagggaaatccctcaatGTGTTCTTTTAAATTGCAAACACACTCCCTCAATCTCTCCAGCATTatcctttttctctctgctttattttctccacaGAATTTCTGAATGGCTgatatatttatgttatttcttcatttgctgtCTCTCCAATAGAAAGTAGGATTCACAGGGACAGGGAttgttgtctgttttcttcattgcTGTATCCCCAGAATCTAGAGCAGAGCCTGGCATCCTGCTGGATGTAAATGTTTGATGATTGCACAGTCTAGATACAATCTTGCATTCTGCGTTTTTTTCCCTTATCACCCTGTTATGACCATGTTTCCATATTGTTTCATAGTCTTCATTGTTACTTCTTTCATCACTGCATAAAATAGCTTAATTTGCTTACACAGTCTCCCGGTAACGGAGATTTTGGTTGTGCTCCACTTCAGAAAGCCAAATATATGAGAAATCATATTTTTGCACTGCAATTTGATCAGCaagagtttctttttgttttttcttttttcttttttttttttttttgcggtacgcgggcctgtcactgctgtggcctctcccgttgcgaagcacaggctctggacgcgcaggctcagcggccacggctcatgggctcagccgctccgcagcatgtgggatcttcccagaccggggcacgaacccgtgtcccctgcatcggcaggcagactctcaaccactgcgccacctgggaagcccgcaGGAGTTTCTTTCTATGGATTCTGGACTCCTTtaagaatctgatgaaagctataGACACTCTCCCcaggagaaacacacacacacaccccacacaattttgcaaataattatttttaactgcaACTGCCTTCTCCCCCCAAAAGCAGGTCAAGAAGCCTGCAGCAGAAGATGTTTCTTCACATGATTAACAATAACTTGCtacatacacactattatatataaaatagacaacaaggtcctactgtatagcatggggaactatattcaatatcttgtaataacctataatggaaaataatctgaaaaagaatatatatatgtataactgaatcacttttgctgtacgcctgaagctaacacaacattgtaaatcaactatacttcaataaaaaaattaaaagaaaaaaacaataactcactaaataattatttcattatgcaCACTTCATAATCTAGTTAAGCACTAATTTATGCTTTAATGGAGTAGGTGAGGAAAACATTCATGATTTTtaagagaaaggagcagagagaaaCAAAACCTTAATAAGAGTATTGAAGGTAAGCAGATATACATAATTAAATTATGGAtaataaagctgaaattttatttttttgcattttttaacatctttattggggtataattgctttacaatgttgtgttagtttctgctgtataacaaagtgaatcagctatatgtatacatatatccccatatctcctccctcttgcttcttcctcctaccctccctatcccacccctcttggtggtcacaaagcaccgagttgatctccctgtgctttgcagctgcttcccactagctatctattttacatttggcagtgtatatatgtccatgccactctctcactttgtcacagcttacccttccccctccccatgtcctcaagtccattctctacatctgcacctttattcttgtcctgcccctaggttcttcagaactctgttttttagattccatatatatgtgttagcatatggtatttgtttttctctttctgactgacctcactctgtatggcagactctaggtccatctacctcagtacaaataactcagttttgtttccttttatggctgagtaatattccattgtatatatgtaccacatctttattcattcatctgtcgatggacacttaggttgattccatgtcctggctattgtaaatagagctgcaatgaacactgtggcacatgactctttttgaattatggttttctcggggtatatgcccagtagtgggattgctgggtcacatggagttctatttttagtattttaaggaacctccatactgttctccatagtggctgtatcaatttacattcctaccaacagtgcaagagggttcccttttctccacaccctctccagcatttattgtttgtagattttttgatgatggccattctgactggtgtgaggtgatacctcattgtagttttgatttgcatttctctaatgattagtgatgttgagcatcctttcatgtgtttgttggcaatctgtatatcttctgtggggaaatgtctattttaggtcttctgcccgtttttgtattgggttttttgtttttttgccattgagctgcatgagctgcttgtatattttggagattaatcctttgttagttgcttcatttgcaaatattttctcccattctgagcgttgtctttttgtcttgtttatggtttcctttgctgtgcaaaagcttttaagtttcattaggtcccatttgtttattttggtttttatttccatgaaatgtattttaaatgttatttttgttgtttcttttggttACAAAAGTAAACAAGGTCAAAGTAATGTAATTTCAAATTCTACAGTAATGTATGTCATGGAAAGAAGAAGGCACCTATAATCCTAATACCCAACATAACCAGTAGATGTATTGCCCTTCaatatttttttggcatatactatgtattctttccctttaataaaatatcttggaAACATTTCCACATAtagacataattattttaaatgtctg
Coding sequences:
- the PLA2G1B gene encoding phospholipase A2 produces the protein MKFLVLAALLTVGAAQSGVSPRALWQFRRMIKCTIPSSDPLLDFNDYGCYCGLGGSGTPVDELDTCCQTHDNCYREAKKLDSCTFLLDNPYTESYSYSCSNTEITCNNEKNDACEAFICNCDRTAAICFSKVPYNKEHKNLNTKKYCQR